A stretch of Capricornis sumatraensis isolate serow.1 chromosome 10, serow.2, whole genome shotgun sequence DNA encodes these proteins:
- the CCDC71 gene encoding coiled-coil domain-containing protein 71 has protein sequence MSVVVQHVEEKAVHSWSRISTAGKKALEEALLVFNPMSQDLSATEAQLVAFLQGLRDDGFQPTILRSGDVYGYSSCTANPPSQTKLQARAPTPAATSPPASAPQTAMRLPAGRATLLPMPLSGRLAKASTPALAKHATTNLLLSSLKQSSAGRAQGGAVGFPTHLYPGVYPAMRLSVVLEALVPLKTPVACLGAKPKAQSLQLSLADSPLKVRKGPGKRLGNAQLKAPRKATSKGPKCLARRGPRSGPRQGSGHQSKTCKITGSLGGPRMKDGGALGTKAAQVKAARAQAKVAQTQATATQARAKAKAVQARAKAKAARIKARAARARAKAKAVQTRAKAKAVRAKAIRAKAKVARTQPRGRGRPKGSAQGRTARRSRNSCPETVGQKRKRAEEAKDLPPRKRTRLGPRPPKVQLGPGTARLLKFRAIKVDRLASDDEVRQQAQRVLRVNLSPVIRLQPLPPHSAP, from the coding sequence ATGAGCGTGGTGGTGCAGCATGTGGAGGAGAAAGCTGTGCACTCCTGGTCACGGATCTCCACGGCGGGGAAGAAGGCCCTGGAGGAAGCACTGCTTGTCTTCAACCCCATGAGCCAGGATCTCAGTGCCACTGAGGCCCAGCTTGTGGCCTTCCTGCAGGGCCTGCGGGATGATGGCTTCCAGCCTACCATCCTGCGCAGCGGTGATGTCTATGGCTATAGTTCGTGCACAGCCAACCCCCCAAGCCAGACAAAACTTCAGGCTCGTGCCCCTACCCCAGCTGCCACATCACCTCCAGCCAGTGCTCCCCAAACTGCCATGCGGCTGCCTGCGGGCCGGGCCACGCTGCTCCCCATGCCACTGTCTGGCAGGCTGGCCAAAGCGTCCACCCCAGCCCTCGCCAAGCATGCTACCACCAACCTGCTGCTGAGCTCCCTGAAGCAATCAAGTGCCGGCCGTGCCCAGGGTGGGGCGGTGGGCTTTCCCACCCACCTCTACCCAGGTGTTTACCCTGCCATGCGACTCTCCGTCGTCCTTGAGGCCCTAGTTCCCCTCAAAACTCCTGTGGCCTGCTTGGGCGCCAAACCCAAGGCGCAGTCACTGCAGCTGTCTCTTGCAGACTCTCCCCTAAAGGTGCGGAAAGGTCCAGGGAAGAGGCTGGGGAATGCCCAGCTCAAAGCTCCCAGAAAAGCCACAAGCAAGGGCCCTAAGTGTCTGGCTCGAAGAGGCCCCAGGTCTGGACCCCGACAAGGCTCTGGGCACCAGAGCAAGACCTGCAAAATCACTGGGTCTCTTGGTGGCCCACGAATGAAAGATGGTGGTGCTCTGGGCACCAAAGCAGCTCAGGTCAAAGCTGCCCGTGCCCAGGCCAAGGTGGCTCAAACACAGGCCACAGCCACCCAGGCCCGGGCCAAAGCCAAGGCTGTGCAGGCCAGGGCCAAGGCTAAGGCAGCTCGGATCAAGGCCAGAGCAGCGCGGGCCAGGGCCAAGGCCAAAGCAGTGCAGACCAGGGCCAAGGCCAAGGCCGTGCGGGCCAAGGCCATCCGAGCCAAGGCAAAGGTGGCGCGGACCCAgcccaggggcaggggcaggccaaAAGGGTCTGCTCAGGGCAGGACTGCAAGGAGGAGCCGGAACAGCTGCCCTGAGACTGTGGGGCAGAAGAGGAAAAGGGCCGAGGAAGCAAAGGACCTTCCTCCCCGGAAGAGAACACGGCTTGGGCCCCGACCCCCTAAGGTGCAGCTCGGACCTGGAACGGCAAGGCTGCTGAAGTTCAGGGCCATCAAGGTGGACAGACTGGCTTCAGACGACGAGGTGCGGCAGCAGGCTCAGCGGGTCCTCCGCGTGAACCTTTCCCCCGTAATACGACTGCAGCCGTTGCCACCACACTCAGCACCCTGA
- the LOC138087794 gene encoding laminin subunit beta-2-like codes for MMPLPGCSGGNCHPPTGNLVIGRGQSLRTSSTCGLHGPELYCVVAKLQDSQNCCFCDSRDGKSHGIENVVSGSDPDGKKTWWQAESGVENVSIQLDLEGAFYFTHLIMTFKTFRPAALLLERSVDHGHSWHVFRYFAHNCSGLFPGIPPGPGRRVSDLVCDQRYSDIEPATEGEVIFQVLDPAFLAENTTNTDIQELLRVTNLRVNFSKLHTLGDRPLGGLKGHPFYYYALYELVIGGSCLCHGHASECRPAPGSPPSVEGMVHGHCVCRHRTAGTHCERCQGLYQDRPWQAAEPGYPHACQECECHGHARSCHFDMALYLASGNVSGGVCDACQHNTAGRHCELCQPFFHRDPLEDPRSLHSCKPCDCDPVGALEGGLCDAYTDATRGLLSGQCRCKVHVWGQRCDSCRPGHYGLSLTQSEGCRPCRCDAQGRVPSTHACDPSSGACHCKRFVSGRDCSRCVPEFWGLSGDSLGCRPCDCDFGGAYSNRCSAGQGLCLCRPHLHGRRCQELQSGYFCATLDQATAEAEHGHSLQPADPRLPPQGPPPVGLGPDFGDSVTLAVPSNVPGKPSTATSCPGGSDFVRVVDGAGLSLLAPTVPRALDYDIVLRYETQVPEVWQALVRVRAQSQPRSTRCAHPLPSEQLFQATLTHVHRAVVLSRPFCFEPGTRYSVTLRLWRTKEGRRPEGGTILLDSVVLLPRVGELPGLRSVDPGAPGRLQELHEAGCLEAVRVSPPRSMPEACARLFCSISALLHGGGLACECHLQGSLSTECTPLGGQCPCRPNITGRTCDRCLPGTFGLGPTGCRDCRCHPEGAASAICNPTSGQCTCRAGCAGRRCDRCLSGRWGFPRCQPCACNGHAESCHPLTGVCQDCRGATTGRHCERCLDGYYGDPTLGSGQRCQPCPCPGHPGSGLYHGTSCHMDSTSGHVLCLCAPGYADMTPEGVPAGPASATTISIPVTQLPATPTVDIASAVCTTATVLGVPTAGLASTAVPCAQGAAGVTGQCPCRAGFGGRTCSRCRDGYWGDPERECRACACDPQGSISPSCDPHTGTCRCREGISGPRCQVCARGSIGGFPHCTSCPPCFASWDQHLAPLQLHLDTVAHEVAALRQGMPGWGAGHRGGQLQALEGKLQQAQTLLESPSPNGGPLRQLTEWITGLRTERTTLAQTLWVTAEVVAERESWVRGQCERLEELSRELDCVKGLAWPTKATGAQDAKAQVSSAALLSQEALRTVQVMTTLGGPDSLLGQAQEARQWTEQLLWATGRPRGPAVLRLKLKGLVDRVQRLSPRLLGLWALIASRNSSRSLDIAVITLEQCQHLLRQTQATASSTGTQAWEAWRRARGPWGVATVSRVRATVQAIQHFLLAEGADAVSVELVAWRGLVVPVPQDGAAGLAFRLDQIQGALPAPDAVASHLAQVVLAGDVTPVLGHLSGGPAALRTCLALTRWQAREAEEQATHALGVAGSLGQELQVAQLGVMELQEGSESLVATVQDAGERAHRARAEARELLTLVQNSWRRLEGLERRLAQNEEALGKKVATLWALEQRAAELLGHLRLWARAYATC; via the exons ATGATGCCTCTGCCTGGTTGCTCAGGTGGCAACTGCCACCCACCTACTGGCAATCTGGTTATTGGCCGTGGCCAGAGCCTTCGAACCTCATCCACCTGTGGCCTCCATGGCCCTGAACTCTACTGTGTTGTCGCTAAACTACAG GACTCtcagaattgctgcttttgtgaCTCTCGGGACGGGAAAAGCCATGGCATTGAGAATGTGGTCTCCGGGAGTGACCCTGATGGCAAAAAGACCTGGTGGCAGGCAGAGAGTG GTGTTGAGAATGTCAGCATCCAATTGGACCTAGAAGGTGCCTTTTACTTTACCCACCTCATCATGACTTTCAAG ACATTCCGCCCAGCAGCTCTGCTCCTTGAGCGCTCAGTGGACCATGGGCACTCCTGGCATGTGTTCCGCTACTTCGCCCACAACTGCTCAGGCCTCTTTCCTGGGATCCCTCCTGGCCCTGGCCGCAGAGTCAGTGACCTCGTCTGTGACCAGCGTTACTCAGACATCGAGCCTGCCACCGAGGGAGAG GTAATTTTCCAAGTTCTGGACCCAGCCTTTCTGGCGGAGAACACAACCAACACGGACATTCAGG AACTCCTGCGTGTGACCAACCTCCGTGTGAACTTCTCCAAACTGCACACACTGGGTGACAGGCCCCTGGGGGGCCTCAAGGGCCACCCCTTCTACTACTACGCTCTCTATGAGCTAGTGATTGGAGGCAGCTGCCTGTGCCACGGCCATGCCTCTGAGTGCAGGCCCGCACCCGGGTCCCCACCCAGCGTGGAAGGCATG GTGCATGGCCATTGTGTCTGCCGCCACCGCACCGCTGGTACCCACTGTGAACGCTGCCAGGGCCTGTACCAGGACCGCCCGTGGCAGGCAGCAGAGCCTGGGTACCCCCACGCCTGCCAGG AATGCGAGTGCCATGGGCACGCCCGCAGTTGTCACTTTGACATGGCCCTGTATCTTGCATCTGGCAACGTGAGTGGAGGTGTGTGCGATGCATGTCAACACAACACAGCCGGGCGACACTGTGAGCTCTGCCAGCCCTTCTTCCACCGGGACCCCCTGGAGGACCCCCGCTCCCTTCACTCCTGCAAAC CCTGTGACTGCGACCCTGTGGGTGCCCTGGAAGGGGGTTTGTGTGATGCCTACACAGACGCCACCCGGGGCCTCCTCTCTGGGCAGTGTCGCTGCAAAGTTCACGTCTGGGGCCAGCGCTGTGACTCCTGCCGGCCAGGTCACTATGGCCTGAGCCTCACCCAGTCAGAAGGCTGCCGGC CCTGCAGGTGCGACGCCCAGGGCCGGGTCCCCAGCACTCATGCCTGTGATCCATCCAGCGGTGCCTGTCACTGCAAACGCTTTGTCTCTGGACGGGACTGCAGCCGCTGTGTG CCTGAGTTCTGGGGTCTGAGCGGTGACTCCCTAGGCTGTCGGCCCTGTGACTGTGACTTTGGGGGTGCCTACAGCAACAG GTGTTCCGCAGGGCAGGGCCTCTGCCTCTGCCGCCCCCACCTGCACGGCCGCCGCTGCCAGGAACTCCAGTCTGGGTACTTCTGCGCCACCCTCGACCAGGCCACTGCCGAAGCAGAGCATGGCCACAGCCTCCAGCCTGCTGACCCACGgctgcct CCCCAGGGACCTCCTCCGGTTGGCTTGGGCCCCGACTTTGGAGACAGCGTGACCCTCGCTGTGCCCTCCAACGTGCCAGGCAAGCCCAGTACAGCCACCAGCTGCCCAGG GGGCTCAGACTTCGTACGTGTGGTGGACGGAGCTGGCCTTTCTCTGCTGGCACCCACGGTGCCTCGCGCCCTGGACTATGACATCGTCCTACGCTATGAGACCCAG GTACCTGAAGTGTGGCAGGCATTAGTCCGGGTCCGTGCCCAGTCGCAGCCCCGCAGTACCCGCTGTGCCCATCCGCTGCCCTCAGAGCAGCTGTTCCAGGCGACCTTGACCCATGTGCACAG AGCCGTGGTTCTTTCCAGACCGTTCTGCTTTGAACCTGGAACACGCTACTCTGTGACCCTGCGGCTGTGGCGGACCAAGGAGGGACGGAGACCCGAGGGAGGCACAATCCTCCTGGATTCA GTCGTGCTCCTGCCGCGGGTTGGAGAGTTGCCTGGACTGAGGTCCGTGGACCCTGGGGCCCCGGGCCGCTTACAGGAACTCCATGAGGCGGGCTGCCTGGAGGCAGTGAGGGTGAGCCCACCCCGAAGCATGCCTGAGGCCTGCGCCCGCCTCTTCTGCAGCATCTCAGCCCTGCTCCATGGAGGTGGCCTCG CGTGTGAGTGCCACCTACAGGGTTCACTGAGCACCGAGTGTACCCCACTGGGGGGGCAGTGCCCCTGCCGCCCTAACATCACGGGTCGTACCTGTGACCGCTGCCTGCCTGGGACATTTGGCCTTGGGCCCACCGGGTGCCGTG ACTGCCGCTGCCACCCTGAGGGGGCTGCCAGTGCCATCTGTAACCCTACAAGCGGGCAATGCACGTGTCGGGCAGGCTGCGCTGGTCGCCGCTGTGACCGCTGCCTCTCTGGCCGGTGGGGCTTCCCACGCTGCCAGCCCTGTGCCTGCAATGGACATGCCGAGTCGTGCCACCCACTCACAGGCGTCTGCCAGGACTGCCGCGGAGCCACCACGGGCCGGCACTGTGAGAG GTGCTTGGACGGCTACTATGGAGACCCCACCCTGGGCTCAGGCCAGCGGTGCCAGCCCTGCCCCTGTCCTGGGCACCCTGGCTCAGGCCTCTATCATGGGACCTCCTGCCATATGGACAGCACCAGTGGACATGTCCTGTGCCTCTGTGCCCCCGGCTATGCAG ATATGACCCCAGAAGGAGTCCCTGCCGGCCCTGCCAGTGCAACAACAATATCGATCCCCGTGACCCAGCTGCCTGCGACCCCCACAGTGGACATTGCCAGCGCTGTCTGCACCACAGCCACGGTGCTGGGTGTGCCCACTGCCGGCCTGGCTTCCACGGCAGTGCCCTGCGCCCAGGGGGCTGCCGGC GTCACAGGTCAGTGCCCCTGCCGGGCAGGATTTGGGGGCCGCACGTGCTCCCGGTGTCGGGATGGGTACTGGGGTGACCCGGAGCGGGAGTGCAGAG CCTGTGCCTGTGACCCCCAGGGCTCCATCTCGCCCAGCTGTGACCCACACACAGGCACCTGCCGCTGCCGAGAGGGCATCTCAGGGCCGAGGTGCCAGGTGTGTGCCCGTGGCTCCATAGGCGGCTTCCCACACTGCACGTCCTGCCCTCCCTGCTTCGCCTCCTGGGACCAACACCTGGCTCCCCTCCAGCTGCATCTGGACACCGTGGCCCATGAGGTGGCCGCCCTGCGCCAGGGCATGCCTGGCTGGGGTGCTGGGCACCGGGGAGGACAGCTGCAGGCCCTGGAGGGTAAACTCCAGCAGGCCCAAACACTCCTGGAATCGCCTTCCCCCAACGGAGGGCCCCTGCGACAACTTACAGAGTGGATCACCGGACTCAG GACAGAAAGAACCACATTGGCCCAGACACTGTGGGTCACAGCCGAGGTTGTGGCAGAGAGAGAGTCATGGGTTAGGGGACAGTGTGAACGTCTGGAAGAATTATCCCGGGAGTTAGACTGTGTCAAGGGCCTGGCCTGGCCCACGAAGGCCACGGGAGCCCAAG ATGCCAAGGCCCAGGTCTCCTCAGCTGCCCTGCTTTCTCAAGAGGCCCTGCGTACAGTCCAGGTCATGACCACACTTGGAGGACCAGACAGCCTCCTGGGACAGGCCCAGGAAGCCCGGCAGTGGACAGAGCAGCTACTGTGGGCAACGGGCCGGCCCAGAGGGCCAGCTGTGTTGCGGCTGAAATTGAAGGGGCTGGTCGACAGGGTCCAGAGGTTGAGCCCTCGGCTTCTGGGACTG TGGGCTCTCATTGCCTCCCGTAACTCCTCCCGTAGCCTGGACATAGCAGTCATCACCTTGGAGCAGTGCCAGCATCTG CTACGGCAGACCCAGGCCACGGCAAGCTCCACAGGAACCCAGGCCTGGGAGGCGTGGCGGCGTGCAAGAGGGCCCTGGGGCGTGGCCACCGTGTCTCGTGTGCGGGCAACTGTGCAGGCCATCCAGCATTTCCTCTTGG CTGAAGGTGCAGATGCTGTGAGCGTAGAGCTGGTGGCATGGCGTGGGCTGGTGGTGCCCGTTCCCCAAGATGGGGCAGCGGGCCTTGCCTTCCGGCTGGATCAGATCCAGGGTGCCCTCCCTGCACCAGATGCC GTGGCCAGCCACCTGGCCCAGGTTGTACTGGCAGGGGATGTGACACCAGTGCTGGGACATCTGTCCGGTGGACCTGCAGCTCTCAGGACCTGTTTGGCCCTGACTCGGTGGCAGGCCCGGGAGGCAGAAGAGCAAGCCACGCATGCCCTGGGCGTGGCCGGGAGCCTGGGCCAG GAGCTGCAGGTGGCCCAGCTGGGTGTGATGGAGTTGCAGGAGGGGTCGGAGAGCCTTGTGGCCACGGTGCAGGATGCAGGAGAGCGGGCACACCGGGCGCGAGCTGAGGCCCGAGAGCTGCTAACGCTGGTACAGAACAGCTGGAGAAGACTGGAGG GGTTGGAACGCCGCCTGGCTCAGAACGAGGAGGCACTGGGCAAGAAAGTGGCCACCCTGTGGGCCCTCGAGCAGCGGGCAGCAGAGCTACTGGGCCACCTGCGGCTGTGGGCCAGGGCATATGCCACCTGCTGA